A region from the Drosophila ananassae strain 14024-0371.13 chromosome 2L, ASM1763931v2, whole genome shotgun sequence genome encodes:
- the LOC6505746 gene encoding NADH dehydrogenase [ubiquinone] 1 beta subcomplex subunit 2, mitochondrial, with product MNIARNFHSLKTALGCLNRSSLTSKSIRRESHVVSYRKGPPAHSNATKIGAIAVGGAMWWWVIWHLWHEPDHITGEFEYPNSAKWSNSELGIPKDD from the exons ATGAATATTGCTCGCAATTTTCATTCTTTAAAAACGGCTCTTGGCTGTTTAAACCGAAGTTCATTGACATCTAAATCAATACGAAGAGAAAGCCATGT ggtTTCATATCGAAAGGGTCCACCGGCTCATTCGAATGCCACTAAGATTGGTGCCATTGCTGTTGGAGGAGCCATGTGGTGGTGGGTAATTTGGCACTTGTGGCATGAACCTGATCATATTACG gGCGAATTTGAATATCCAAACTCGGCAAAATGGAGCAACTCGGAATTGGGAATACCAAAAGatgattaa